One genomic region from Prochlorococcus marinus str. SB encodes:
- the argC gene encoding N-acetyl-gamma-glutamyl-phosphate reductase, translated as MNVAIVGATGYGGIQAVNLLKKNKKYKISFLGGNKTSGSKWNDNFPFICLDNDPYIEEISVDNISKNADVALLCLPNGLSSTLTRKLLDRGLKVIDLSADYRYKSLDEWKKVYSKEAAIYKRNDDDLCKEAVYGLPEINKEAISKGRLIACPGCYPTSALIPLAPYLSQGIIENEGIVIDSKSGTSGGGREPNQKLLLSECGEGLSAYGLINHRHTSEIEQVASLISGNKIELLFTPHLVPISRGMHSTIYGRLRDPGLTSDDCRILLDNYYRNFKNIKVLPVGTFPSTKWVKNTNQIFLSVKVDIRNGRIIILSAIDNLLKGQTGQAIQNLNIMSGFSMDEGLDLTNNFP; from the coding sequence ATGAATGTTGCAATAGTAGGTGCTACAGGTTACGGCGGTATTCAAGCGGTAAATCTTTTAAAGAAAAATAAAAAATACAAAATTTCATTTTTAGGAGGTAATAAAACATCTGGATCTAAATGGAATGATAATTTCCCTTTTATTTGTCTAGATAATGATCCTTATATAGAAGAAATATCCGTAGATAATATTTCAAAAAATGCAGATGTTGCTTTGCTTTGTTTACCAAATGGCTTATCTTCAACATTGACAAGGAAATTATTAGATAGAGGACTTAAAGTTATTGATTTATCTGCTGATTATAGATACAAGTCTTTAGATGAATGGAAAAAAGTATATTCCAAAGAAGCTGCTATTTATAAAAGGAATGATGATGATTTATGTAAAGAGGCAGTTTACGGTCTTCCTGAAATAAATAAGGAAGCCATTTCAAAAGGAAGATTAATTGCCTGTCCAGGATGTTATCCAACATCTGCTCTTATTCCATTAGCTCCTTATCTCTCTCAAGGAATTATTGAAAATGAAGGTATAGTTATTGACTCTAAAAGCGGAACCTCTGGAGGTGGTCGAGAACCAAACCAAAAGCTACTCTTATCAGAATGTGGAGAAGGTCTATCAGCATATGGATTAATAAACCATAGACATACCTCAGAGATCGAGCAAGTGGCATCTTTAATTTCTGGAAATAAAATTGAACTACTTTTTACACCTCATTTGGTTCCAATTTCAAGGGGAATGCATTCGACAATATATGGAAGATTAAGAGATCCAGGATTAACTTCTGATGACTGCAGAATTCTTTTGGATAATTATTATAGAAATTTCAAAAATATTAAAGTCTTACCTGTAGGTACATTCCCATCAACAAAATGGGTTAAAAATACAAACCAAATTTTTCTTTCTGTCAAGGTTGATATTCGAAACGGAAGGATTATTATTTTATCTGCAATTGATAATTTATTAAAAGGTCAGACTGGGCAAGCAATTCAAAATTTAAATATTATGAGTGGATTTTCAATGGATGAAGGTCTTGATTTAACTAATAATTTTCCATAA
- the purN gene encoding phosphoribosylglycinamide formyltransferase, which yields MDRSFNYIISPEISEFRRFSPKLKIGVLASGKGTNFQELINLSEKGELDIDIKVLITNNEEAGCIKRAESKKVPHKIIRGKDFLQKEAFELEIVNNLIHYDVELVVMAGWMKIVTPFFINKFKNKIINIHPSLLPAYKGGSAIKDSILNGSKITGCSVHFVEEEVDSGALIMQAALSIRDDDDIESLSKRIQMLEHKILPHSISQAGFLIRSNFMENY from the coding sequence TTGGATAGATCATTTAATTACATAATTTCGCCTGAGATATCTGAATTTAGAAGATTTTCCCCTAAATTAAAAATAGGTGTACTTGCTTCTGGGAAAGGAACAAACTTTCAGGAATTAATTAATCTCTCAGAAAAAGGAGAATTAGATATAGATATAAAAGTTCTAATTACTAACAATGAAGAAGCTGGTTGTATAAAAAGAGCTGAAAGTAAAAAAGTACCACACAAAATTATAAGAGGCAAAGACTTTCTGCAAAAAGAAGCTTTTGAATTAGAAATTGTAAATAATTTAATTCATTACGATGTTGAACTTGTGGTTATGGCAGGCTGGATGAAAATTGTTACTCCATTTTTTATTAATAAATTTAAGAATAAGATAATAAATATTCACCCTTCATTACTTCCAGCATATAAAGGCGGTTCTGCGATAAAGGACTCTATATTAAATGGTTCAAAAATAACTGGTTGTTCAGTACATTTTGTAGAAGAAGAGGTTGATAGTGGAGCATTGATAATGCAAGCTGCATTGTCAATAAGAGATGATGATGATATTGAATCACTTTCCAAAAGGATACAAATGCTTGAGCATAAAATTTTACCTCACTCAATTTCTCAAGCTGGGTTTTTGATAAGAAGTAATTTTATGGAAAATTATTAG
- a CDS encoding glucose-6-phosphate isomerase, translating into MNGDLNSWDKFCNYLWFDKKLNIWLDISKINFTSKEIKNLEDKFKDVFSSIKELENGAISNIDENRQVGHYWLRNPSISPSSKIGEEIRADINSISEFGKKILNGDIKNKNNQLYTDVLWIGIGGSGLGPLLITESLQKCSKGLNFSYIDNVDPFLISEKLEELSQKLSTTLFVVVSKSGGTPEPRIAMEIIKSHCENNSLEWNSNAIAITMKGSKLFKKATFENWLKIFNLQDWVGGRTSITSSVGLLPLALINENISEFIRGASLMDEATRISDFKNNPAALLSSAWYLTGDGIGKRDMVVLPYRDRLQVFSKYLQQLVMESLGKKFNRNGQVVNQGISVFGNKGSTDQHAYVQQLRDGIDNFFCIFIELLDSPSTNIFDEKENPKEYLSGFLQGTRSALSSENRQSITITLEKLNCFSLGALIALFERAVSFYAELVNINAYDQPGVEAGKKAAANIIEYQQKVSNLLDEGGEYSINDITSLFDNSVSEPIFFILREMCFGNDNYLVKGDWSNPNSLVIQKINS; encoded by the coding sequence ATGAATGGAGATTTAAACTCTTGGGATAAATTTTGTAATTATCTTTGGTTTGATAAAAAATTAAATATTTGGTTAGACATAAGTAAAATTAATTTCACAAGTAAAGAGATAAAAAATTTAGAAGATAAATTTAAAGATGTTTTTTCCTCAATAAAAGAATTAGAAAATGGTGCAATCTCAAACATTGATGAAAATAGACAAGTTGGACATTATTGGCTTAGAAATCCATCAATTTCACCCTCTTCAAAAATAGGAGAAGAAATTAGAGCAGATATTAATTCAATCTCTGAATTTGGAAAAAAAATTTTAAATGGGGATATTAAGAATAAGAATAATCAGCTGTATACTGATGTTCTATGGATAGGAATTGGTGGAAGTGGTTTAGGACCATTACTTATTACAGAGTCACTGCAGAAGTGTTCTAAAGGCTTAAATTTTTCTTATATCGATAATGTTGATCCTTTTTTAATTAGCGAAAAGTTAGAAGAGTTATCTCAAAAATTATCAACAACATTATTTGTAGTAGTAAGCAAATCAGGTGGTACGCCTGAACCTAGAATTGCTATGGAAATTATTAAAAGTCACTGCGAAAACAATTCTCTTGAATGGAATTCTAATGCTATAGCTATAACTATGAAAGGTAGTAAGTTATTTAAAAAAGCTACTTTTGAAAATTGGTTAAAAATATTTAATTTGCAAGATTGGGTTGGTGGAAGAACTAGTATTACAAGCTCTGTGGGATTACTTCCATTAGCTCTTATTAATGAAAATATCTCTGAATTTATCAGAGGTGCATCATTAATGGATGAAGCCACACGTATAAGTGATTTTAAAAATAATCCAGCAGCACTATTATCATCCGCATGGTATTTAACTGGTGATGGTATTGGAAAGAGAGATATGGTCGTATTACCTTATAGAGATAGGTTACAGGTTTTTAGTAAATATCTTCAGCAATTAGTAATGGAATCATTAGGAAAGAAATTTAATAGGAATGGTCAAGTAGTTAATCAAGGTATTTCCGTTTTTGGTAATAAAGGATCTACAGATCAGCATGCTTATGTTCAGCAACTTAGAGATGGTATTGATAATTTCTTTTGTATTTTTATTGAATTATTAGATTCTCCATCTACTAATATATTTGATGAAAAAGAGAATCCTAAAGAATATCTTTCTGGTTTTTTGCAAGGAACCAGATCAGCACTCTCTAGTGAAAACAGACAAAGTATCACTATTACTCTAGAAAAGTTAAATTGTTTTTCACTAGGTGCCTTAATCGCTTTATTTGAGAGGGCTGTATCCTTCTACGCTGAATTGGTAAATATAAATGCATATGATCAACCTGGAGTTGAAGCTGGAAAGAAAGCAGCTGCAAATATTATTGAGTATCAACAAAAAGTAAGTAATTTATTAGATGAAGGTGGAGAATATTCTATAAATGACATAACATCTTTATTTGATAATTCAGTTAGTGAACCTATATTTTTTATACTCCGTGAAATGTGTTTCGGTAATGATAATTATTTAGTTAAGGGCGATTGGTCAAATCCAAATTCATTAGTTATTCAAAAAATAAATTCTTAA
- the leuS gene encoding leucine--tRNA ligase: MISPDKQYEADTNLYNPSEIEKKWQSIWTENNLYKTYELTENSDKFYALSMFPYPSGNLHMGHVRNYVITDLIARFQRFKGKSVLHPMGWDAFGLPAENAAIERGISPSVWTKKNISHMKSQLKLLGLSVDWDREFSTCDENYYIWTQYLFLELYKSGLVYQKESEVNWDPIDNTVLANEQVDSEGKSWRSGAVVEKKLLKQWFLRITNYADELLKDLEKLDNWPERVKIMQDNWIGKSIGANINFNINTNPEKKITVFTTRPDTLFGVTYLAISVNHSLIKKITDQETIQNIENLKQYLKNNKNNELEKIGIKTSLIAINPVNSEPIPIWVASYVLDEYGTGAVMGVPAHDLRDFEFAKKNNIDIKQVIVKNKSEQSNQLDNAYVENGYLINSNQYNGIANTIAKLKIAEEGVNNGWAENKIQYRLRDWLISRQRYWGCPIPIVNCKKCGAVPLKQSDLPVSLPKDIEISANKINALGNNNNWINTTCPKCGIAARKETDTMDTFMCSSWYFLRYPSSKCSTKPFEKNQINKWLPVDQYVGGVEHAILHLLYARFFTKALRDNELFDIDEPFKKLLTQGMVQAAAYKNNKTGKYVSPSDITDLSNPTDPIDNSKLEVLFEKMSKSKYNGIDPESVIKKYGADTARMFILFKAPPEKDLEWGDTDVEGQFRFLSRIWKLYVNCAKDINSKSNSYPDKEKSLIKSMNIAIKEISNDILNNQFNTAISELMKFYNSLSNSINDINNNLKIDALKTFCILLAPFAPHIAEEIWHLIGFKKSVHLEHWPSFNAEALKEDSYELVIQVNGKVRDKVNINNDMSEDQIKELTLKRPNILKWTQHKEIRKIIIVKGKIMNIVV, translated from the coding sequence GTGATTTCTCCCGATAAACAATATGAGGCTGATACCAATTTATATAATCCATCTGAAATAGAAAAAAAATGGCAGTCAATATGGACAGAAAACAATTTATACAAAACCTATGAATTAACTGAGAATAGCGATAAGTTTTATGCCTTATCAATGTTTCCCTACCCTTCAGGTAATCTTCATATGGGACATGTTAGGAATTATGTTATTACAGACTTAATAGCTCGATTCCAAAGGTTTAAGGGTAAATCTGTCTTACATCCAATGGGTTGGGACGCATTTGGTTTGCCTGCTGAAAATGCTGCTATTGAAAGAGGAATTAGTCCAAGTGTCTGGACTAAAAAAAATATTTCTCATATGAAGTCACAATTAAAGCTTTTGGGACTATCTGTTGATTGGGATAGGGAATTTTCAACATGTGATGAAAATTATTATATTTGGACCCAATATCTATTTTTAGAGTTATACAAGTCAGGTCTTGTATATCAAAAGGAATCAGAAGTTAATTGGGATCCTATAGATAATACAGTCCTAGCGAATGAACAAGTTGACTCAGAGGGTAAATCTTGGAGATCTGGGGCAGTAGTTGAAAAAAAATTATTAAAGCAATGGTTTTTAAGAATTACTAATTATGCAGATGAGTTATTGAAGGATTTAGAAAAATTAGATAACTGGCCAGAAAGAGTAAAAATAATGCAAGATAATTGGATTGGAAAGTCAATTGGTGCAAATATTAATTTCAATATCAATACCAATCCGGAAAAGAAAATAACTGTATTTACAACAAGGCCAGATACTTTATTTGGAGTTACTTATTTAGCAATTTCTGTAAATCATTCATTAATTAAAAAAATTACTGATCAAGAAACCATACAAAATATAGAAAATCTTAAACAATATTTGAAAAATAATAAAAATAATGAACTTGAAAAAATTGGAATAAAAACTAGCTTAATAGCTATAAATCCAGTTAATTCTGAACCTATACCTATTTGGGTGGCTAGTTATGTTCTTGATGAATACGGTACCGGCGCTGTTATGGGTGTGCCTGCTCATGATTTAAGGGATTTTGAGTTTGCTAAGAAAAACAATATAGATATTAAACAGGTAATAGTAAAGAATAAAAGTGAACAAAGTAATCAGCTTGATAATGCTTATGTAGAAAATGGATATCTAATTAATTCAAATCAATACAATGGTATAGCAAATACTATTGCTAAATTAAAAATTGCAGAGGAGGGAGTAAATAATGGATGGGCCGAAAATAAAATTCAATATCGTTTAAGAGATTGGTTAATATCTAGACAAAGATATTGGGGATGTCCGATACCCATCGTTAATTGCAAAAAATGTGGAGCTGTTCCTTTAAAGCAATCTGATTTGCCTGTTTCATTACCAAAAGATATAGAAATCTCCGCTAACAAGATTAATGCTTTAGGTAATAATAATAATTGGATAAATACAACATGTCCAAAATGTGGAATAGCGGCAAGAAAAGAAACTGATACAATGGACACTTTCATGTGTTCATCTTGGTATTTTTTAAGATACCCATCTTCAAAATGTTCAACTAAGCCATTTGAAAAGAATCAAATTAATAAGTGGTTACCTGTAGATCAATATGTTGGAGGAGTAGAGCATGCAATATTGCATTTGTTATATGCAAGATTTTTCACTAAAGCTTTGCGAGATAATGAATTATTTGATATTGATGAACCTTTCAAAAAACTATTAACGCAAGGAATGGTTCAGGCCGCAGCATATAAAAACAATAAAACTGGTAAATATGTTTCTCCTTCCGATATTACTGACTTATCAAATCCTACAGATCCAATTGACAATTCTAAACTCGAAGTTCTGTTCGAGAAGATGTCTAAGTCTAAATATAATGGAATAGACCCTGAATCAGTAATTAAAAAATATGGAGCAGATACAGCAAGAATGTTTATATTATTTAAAGCACCACCAGAAAAAGATTTGGAATGGGGAGATACAGATGTTGAAGGACAATTTAGATTTTTAAGTAGGATTTGGAAGCTTTATGTAAATTGTGCAAAAGATATAAATAGTAAATCTAATTCCTATCCAGATAAAGAAAAAAGTTTAATAAAGTCAATGAATATTGCTATAAAAGAAATTTCAAATGACATATTAAATAACCAATTTAATACTGCGATTTCAGAACTAATGAAGTTTTATAATTCATTATCAAATTCCATTAATGACATAAACAATAATTTAAAAATTGATGCTTTAAAAACATTTTGTATTTTGTTGGCTCCATTTGCACCTCATATTGCAGAAGAAATATGGCATCTTATAGGATTTAAAAAATCTGTACATTTAGAGCACTGGCCTTCCTTTAATGCCGAGGCACTAAAGGAAGATTCATATGAACTAGTAATACAAGTGAATGGAAAAGTTAGAGACAAAGTAAATATTAATAATGATATGAGTGAAGATCAAATTAAAGAATTGACTCTTAAAAGACCTAACATATTAAAATGGACTCAACATAAGGAAATAAGAAAAATAATTATTGTTAAAGGAAAAATAATGAATATTGTTGTTTAA
- the dapF gene encoding diaminopimelate epimerase: MKNISFEKYQGNGNDFVIIDSRGNELYKNYKTNKIFDIKKICNRQFGVGADGVIFIEEPNNDNYAKMIIFNSDGSEAQMCGNGIRCLVEYLHVNDSMNNKNIEYKIETKAGLKIAKYINDEIAVKMGVPILECQNIPTTIEKKINSIPSHEFIENDFNNMGYAVGMGNPHLIFFVKDIESIVLSRLGPIFEKNELFPEKTNVHFCQILNRDNIKVKVWERGAGPTLACGTGACAIHVAAYKLGLCNSQTIVTLPGGNLKIDWSKDDCEVMMTGNAKKVFSGSMLVN; the protein is encoded by the coding sequence ATGAAAAATATAAGTTTTGAAAAATATCAAGGTAACGGAAATGATTTCGTAATAATAGATTCTAGAGGAAATGAATTATATAAAAATTACAAGACAAATAAAATATTTGATATAAAAAAGATTTGCAACAGGCAATTTGGTGTTGGAGCAGATGGTGTGATTTTTATAGAAGAACCTAATAATGATAATTATGCAAAAATGATAATTTTTAATTCTGATGGTTCTGAAGCACAAATGTGTGGAAACGGAATTAGGTGTTTAGTTGAGTATCTCCACGTAAATGATTCAATGAATAATAAAAATATAGAATATAAAATTGAAACTAAAGCAGGTTTAAAAATTGCAAAATATATAAATGATGAAATTGCAGTAAAAATGGGAGTTCCAATTTTAGAATGTCAAAATATTCCAACAACAATTGAAAAAAAAATAAATTCAATTCCTTCACACGAATTTATTGAGAATGATTTTAATAATATGGGTTATGCCGTAGGAATGGGAAATCCTCATTTAATATTCTTTGTAAAAGATATAGAGTCAATTGTTCTTTCCAGACTAGGACCTATATTTGAAAAAAATGAATTATTTCCTGAAAAAACTAATGTGCATTTTTGTCAAATTTTAAATAGAGATAATATCAAAGTAAAAGTATGGGAAAGGGGTGCAGGACCAACCTTAGCTTGTGGAACAGGTGCCTGTGCTATCCATGTGGCAGCTTATAAATTAGGCCTTTGTAATTCACAAACCATAGTAACCTTACCAGGAGGTAATCTTAAAATTGATTGGTCAAAAGACGATTGTGAAGTAATGATGACCGGTAATGCTAAAAAGGTTTTCTCAGGATCAATGTTAGTAAATTAA